Below is a window of Cryobacterium sp. PAMC25264 DNA.
CTTGCGGGTCATCAGGCGCGGTTCAACCGTGAGCTCGGCGACGGAGATCACGTCGTCGAGCCAGAGGGCCGCGATGTGGAAGGCCTGCTCGAGCTCGGCGCGCTGGGCCGGCGTGGTGCTGTGTGCGCCCGTTGCGGCGCGCTCCTGGCCCTGCTGCAGGGCGATGTCCCAGTTGATGCCGCCGTCGCCGTCACCGGCGCGGAGGGCTCCCTGCAGCTGGTTCATCAGAGCGGCAACACTCGCCGGGTCGTTGGGAAGACCGGCCGCGCCGGCCAACTGGCCGGGGTCGATCGACGATTTACCCGAGAGGATGTCTCGGAGCATGTCCCGGAATTCATCTTCGGGGTTCTGACCCTCGTCGGGTCGGGAGTCATCGGCCACTTCAGGCACCTCTCAGTTGCTTGCCTCTACGCTAGCCCGAGAACCCCGGCCAGAACTGGGAAATGACCTACGCTGGGTCCTTGCGGTGTCCGCCTGTCGCGAACACCGCTCACGACCCCGTTCACCCCTTTAAGGAGCCTGGTGGCCCTCTTCACCGATGATTCGTCCCTAGGCTCCGCCCACCGCCGCCGTGGTTCCCGCACCGGCTGGGTGGTGCTGGGCATCGCGCTGGTCACGGGCCTCACGCTCGCTGTGGTCCCGTCGCCGTATGTGGTCGAGAAGCCGGGCCCGGTCTACAACACGCTCGGCTCCGCAGACTACGAGGGTGAGAAGAAGGACCTCATCACCATCCCCGACGAGACCGTCTACCCCACCGAAGGCAGCCTCGACCTGCTCACGGTGTCGGTGCTGGGCAACCCCGACAACCGCCTGAACTGGCTCACGGTGGCCGCCGCCTGGCTCGACCCGAGCCAGGCCGTGGTGCCGCTCGAGTCGGTCTTCCCGGCCGACGTCACCACCGAGGAACGCGACGAGCAGAACCAGGTGGCCATGGTGAACTCCCAGCAGGATGCCATCGCGGCGGCGCTGACCAACCTCGGCTACGACTATCCGACCGAGTTGAGCGTGGTCTCCCTGGCCGACGACGCCCCGGCGGCCGGCGTGATCAAGGCGGGCGACCTCATCGAATCGGTCAACGGCCAGGCCGTCGCCGACATCACCGCGCTGCGCGCCGCGCTCACGGCAAGCGGCGCCGACACCCCTGCCACCATCGGGCTCAGCCGCGACGGCGCCGAGCAGAGCGTCGAGGTCACCCCGGTCGACATCAGCGGCAACGTGGTGCTGGGCATCAACGTCAAGTCCGAATACCAGTTCCCGTTCGACGTTGACATCCAGCTCGACAAGGTCGGCGGCCCGAGTGCCGGCATGATGTTCGCCCTGGGCATTATCGACAAACTCACGCCAGGCGCGCTCCAGGGTGGGGCGGATGTTGCGGGGACGGGAACCATCGACCAGTCCGGCACCGTGGGGCCCATCGGCGGGATCCGCCAGAAGCTCTTCGGCGCCAGCAACGCGGGCGCCGACTGGTTCCTCGCCCCGGCCGCCAACTGCGACGAGGTCACCGGCCACATTCCGGACGGTCTCACCGTCTTCGCGGTGAGCACGCTCGACGACTCGCTCGCGGCGCTTGACGCCATCCGCACCGGCGCCGACACGAGCGCCCTGCCTACCTGCCCGGCAGGCTGATAGCAGCGCCTCTTCTGGGTGAGCCCTCAGCGAACTGGGGGTTTGCCCCGAGACTCGCTGCGTAGAATGAGGGTCTGACCCCGATCTATCAGAGCAAGAGGCCAATTCGTGAGTTCATCATCCGCCGGAAGCGCTCCACGTCGGAGCCGTGCCCCGCTAGCCATCACGGCAGCGATCATCGCAGGGCTGGTGATATTGTTCTTCATCTTCGCCGGGCTGTACGCGGATGTGTTGTGGTTCGACCAACTCGGCTTCCTCAGCGTGCTGACCACCCAGTGGGTGGCCGGTGCCGTGTTGTTCCTGGTCGGCTTCCTGGGCATGGCGATCCCGGTCTGGGTGAGCATTCAGCTGGCCTACCGCCTGCGTCCCGTCTACGCGAAGCTCAATTCGCAGATCGACCGCTATCAGCAGGTGATCGAGCCGCTGCGTCGCCTGGCGATGTACGGCATCCCCGCTCTGCTCGGTCTGTTCGCCGGCGTGGCCGCTGCCACGCACTGGCAGACCATCCTGATGTGGCTCAACCGCACGGATGCCGGCACCACGGATCCGCAATTCGGCTTCGACGTGTCGTTCTTCCTCTTCGACCTGCCGTTCTACCAGTCGCTGCTCGCATTCAGCTCGGCCGTCGTGCTGATCTCCGCCCTCGTCGCGCTGGCAACCTCGTACCTCTACGGAGCCATCCGCATCACCGGCCGCGAGGTTTACGTGGCCAAGGCCGCGCGCGTTCAGATCGCCGTGACCGCCGCCGTCTACCTGCTCCTGCAGGGCGTGAGCATCTGGCTCGACCAGTACTCCACCCTCACCCAGGCCAATGACCTGATCACCGGCGCCGGCTACACCGACGTCAGCGCAACCATCCCGGGCCGCGCCATCCTGGCCGGCATTGCCGTCTTCGTCGCGATCCTCTTCGTGGTCACCGCGTTCATCGGCCGCTGGCGCCTGCCCGTCATCGGCACCGCGCTGCTCATCGTGTCGAGCCTGCTGATCGGCTCGCTCTACCCCTGGGTCGTGCAGCGCTTCCAGGTCGACCCGAGCGCCAAGACCCTCGAGGCCCCGTACATCCAGCGCAACATCGACCTGACCCGCGACGCCTACGGTGTGGCGGATGTGGAAGAGATCCCGTACACCGCCACGACCGAGGCCGAGCCCGGCGCCCTGCGTGCCGACGCCGAGACCACGGCCAACATCCGCATTCTCGACCCGGCCCTGGTCAGCGACGCGTTCGCCCAGCTCGAGCAGTTCAAGCAGTACTACCAGTTCCCGTCCAACCTCTCGGTGGACCGGTACACGATCGACGGCAAGTCCCAGGACACCGTGGTGTCGGTTCGAGACCTCAACCTCGACGGCCTGAGCAGCGAGACCTGGGTCAACTCCTCGGTCGTCTACACCCACGGTTATGGTGTGGTCGCCGCGTACGGCAACCAGCGTTCGGCCGACGGCCAGCCGGTCTTCCTCGAATCGGGTATCCCCACCTCGGGTGCGCTCGGCGAGTACGAGCCGCGCGTGTACTTCGGTGAAACCTCGCCCACGTACTCCATCGTCGGCGCCCCCGAGGGCAGCGACCCCGTCGAGTTGGACTACCCGTCCGGCGAAGACGGCGCCCAGCAGACCTACACGACCTTTTCGGGCGACGGTGGGCCGAGCCTGAACGGCCCGTTCAACAAGCTGATCTACGCGCTCAAGTTCCAGTCCGAGCAGATCTTCCTGGCCAACGCCGTCAACGACAAGTCGCAGATCCTCTACGACCGCGACCCGGTCACCCGCGTGCAGAAGGTCGCCCCGTACCTCACCCTCGACTCCGCCCCGTACCCCTCCGTGGTGAACGGCCGGATCAAGTGGATCGTAGACGGCTACACGACCAGTGCCAGCTACCCGTACTCCACGGCCGTGAGCCTGAGCAACGCGATCGCTGACACCGAGACGCCCGAGCAGCCGTTCGCGCTGGACAACATCAACTACATGCGTAACTCGGTCAAGGCCACCGTCGATGCGTACGACGGCTCGGTGACGCTCTATGCCTGGGATGAGAACGACCCGCTGCTGCAGACCTGGCAGAAGATCTTCCCGACCACGGTCGAGCCGATGAGCGAGATGTCCGGCGACCTGATGAGCCACGTGCGCTACCCGGCCGACATGTTCAAGGTGCAGCGCGCCATCCTCGGCAAGTATCACGTGACCGACCCCGGATCCTTCTATTCCGAGGACGACGCCTGGACCACGCCGAACGACCCCGTGTCTCCGAGCACCAACACGACCCTGCAGCCGCCGTACTACCTGACCATGCAAATGCCCGGCCAGAAAGCACCGTCGTTCTCGCTGTACTCGACCTTCATCCCCAACGCGTCCGGGGAGACCAGCCGGAACGTTCTGACCGGTTATCTCGCGGCCGACGCGGATGCGGGGGCCACCGATGGTGAACGGGCGGATGGCTACGGCAAACTGCGCCTGCTGACGCTGCCGAACGACATCACGGTACCCGGCCCCGGCCAGGTGCAGGCGAAGTTCAACGGTGATCCCACGATCTCCGCCGAGCTCAACCTGCTGAAGCAGGGTCAGTCCACGGTGCTCAACGGCAACCTGCTGACACTGCCTGTCGGTGGCGGTCTGCTCTACGTGCAGCCCGTATACGTGCAGTCCACCGGTGAGACCAGCTACCCGCTGCTGCAGAAGGTCCTCGTGGCCTTCGGTGACCAGATCGCGTTCGAGGACACACTCGATACGGCGCTCAACGTGCTCTTCGGTGGCGAGTCCGGCGCTAATGCCGGCGACACCGATGTGCCCGCCGTCACCACTCCGGAGGGCCAGACGCCCACCGACGGCACCACGGTTCCGTCCACCCAGACCGGCAACCCGGAGGTCGACGCCCAGCTGAAGACGCTGCTGGCTCAGGCAAAGCAGGCCATCGCCGACAAGCAGTCAGCTCTGGCCGCCAACGACCTCGCCGCCTTCGGGGTCGCCGACAAGAAGCTCTCCGACACCGTGGCGAGCATGCTCACGCTCATCGGTCAGTAACGGCCGCTTGAGCCCAGACGCGGGCGGTGCACCGGGGAAACCCGGTCGCACCGCCCGCGTTTTGTCTGTGTCCGGCGCCTGCAGAAGCGGATGCCGGACCGACTCGGGTGCGACTCGCCCGGGGGGAGCGCTCGATTCGAAGGCCTTGGGGAACTGTGGTAACTTAGTTCTTGTAGCGCGGGGTGGAGCAGTTCGGTAGCTCGCTGGGCTCATAACCCAGAGGTCGTAGGTTCAAATCCTGCCCCCGCAACAGAAACAAAAGTCCCGGTCTCGAAAGAGACCGGGACTTTTGCGTTAACCCGGAGTCCGCCATAGGGCCGCTCAGCGCAGGGCACCGAGCTTCTGCGGGTTCAGGACGAAGAAGATCCGGTTGATGCCGCGGTCGTTCACGCCGATGCTGCAGACGATGTAGGGCTCGCCGTCCTTGCGGAAGACGAACGCGTCGGAACCGTTCACCGGAGTCAGCTGCATGTCGACGTTGCCCTGGAGCTTCTGCAGCGTACCCAACAGGAACCGCCCGACATGATCGCGCCCCTCGATCGGCCGTCGAGCTGCGGACACGATCCCGCCGCCATCCGAGTAGAGCACGATGTCGTCGGTGAGGAGAGTCTGCAGACGCTGCACGTCTCCGCTCTGAGCGGCGGCGAGGAAAGAGCGCAGCAGCCTGTTCTTCTCGGCGACGGTCACCCGGGTGCCGCTGCTCTCGGTGAGGTGCTGGCGGGCACGCCGGGAGAGCTGGCGGGCATTGGCCTCGGTGGTGCCGATGACCTCCCCGATTTCGCGGTACGGATAGTCGAAGGCCTCATGCAGCAGGTACACGGCTCGCTCCATGGGGGTGAGTCGCTCCATCAGCAGCAGGATCCCGACCTCGAGTGCCTCGGTGTTCTCGGCCCCGAGCTCCGGATCGGCACCCGTGAGTACGGGCTCGGGGAGCCAGGGGCCAATGTAGGTCTCGCGGCGCAGGCGCGACGAGGTGGCCACATTGATGGAGAGGCGGGTCGTCATCGTCGTCAAGAAAGCGGCGGGGCTGTGGATGCCCGTACGGTCGGTGCCCTGCCACCGGATCCAGGCATCCTGGACGATGTCCTCGGCCTCAACCGTGCTGCCGAGCATCCGGTAGGCGATTCCGAAGAGCCGGGGACGCAGGGACTCGAACTCGTCCGCCACGTCGTCGATCTCCGATGCTGCGGCGTCGCTCCGGTTGCCTCGCATCGGCATCCCTTCGTCGCTTGGGCCGGGATTGTGAACAGTTTTTAATGTACTCCGCCCCTGAGCGCTGCCGTGTCACGTTTGCGCGGTGTCCGCGGTCAGTACTGATAACACGCGCGCAGTCTCGACAAGGAGAACGAATGAGCAGACCTTTCGACCAGACGGTCGTCGTCATCGGGGCCGGCTATGCCGGCATCCTGGCGGCCAACCGCATCCAGGCCTCGCTGACGCCCGCGGAGGGCCTCCGGGTGCGCGTGCGGCTGGTCAACCCGGCACCGCACTTCATCGAACGGGTGCGCCTCCATGAGGCGGCTGCCGGGGTGCGTGTGACCGCGGCGATACCCCTGGACGAGATGCTCCATGGCCGGGTCGAGGTTGTGCTGGGAACGGTCCTGCGTATCGACGCGCCGGCGCATGCCCTGACCGTGGACACCCGCAGCGGGGTGATCAGCGAGCCGTACGACATCCTCGTCTACGCGGTGGGGAGCGTCGCCGCGCTCGGTGCGCCTGGCGCCGAACTCTACGCGCACCTGCTGAGCAACGTCCAAGGTGCGGAGTCGGCGCGCCGGGCGATCGCCACGGGCAGGGCCGACCAGCGCATCGTCGTCGTCGGCGGAGGTGCGACGGGCGTCGAGGCCGCGGCGGAGTTCGCGGAACGGCACCCGAGAGCATCCGTCACCCTGGTGTCGCGGAGCGAGGTTCTCGGGAACCTCCCCGCGGCGTCCCGGCGGTCGGTGGCCCGGTCGCTGGCGAAGCTCGGCGTCGAAGTGCGGGAGTGGAGCGACGTGCGCCGGGTGCAGGCCGACGCCGTCGAGCTCTCCGACGGCACGCGGATTCCCAGCGACGTCACCGTCTGGACCGCCTCATTCGCGGTTCCCGATCTCGCCCGCCGCAGCGGCCTCGACATCGACTCGATCGGCCGGTTGCTGGTCGACGAGGAGCTTCGCACGGTCCGGTACCCGGAGATCCTCGGCGCAGGGGACGCGGTACGTCCGCCGTCCTCCGTCGGCTCCCACCTGCGCATGGGCTGTGCCATCGCCATGCCCCTCGGCGCCCAGGCGGCGGACAACGTTCTGGCAGTTTTGCGCGGTGAGACCCTGACGACACTCAATGTGGGGTTTGGTGCCCAGTGCATCAGTATCGGCCGAAGAATGGGGCTGATCCAGCTGCTCACCGCAGCGGATGAGCCGCGCCCGCTGCGGATCACCGGCCGGGCCGGTGCGCTGGTCAAGGAGTTCGTCTGCGCAGTCATCGCCACAGGGTCGCCGCGACGCGAGCGCACCCGTCCCGGTTCGCTCATGTTCCCCTCCGGGCCCAAGCGCATGCCCGTGGGCTCCAGGCGCTGAAGCCAGCGCTGTGACGAGTCCTGGCGGTCGGAGCTACTGCAGTGCGACCATCGAGGTCAGATAGCTCGGCTGGCTGACGTAGAAGGTGACGCCGTCCACGTTCGCCAGGGCCGGATTGTCGTCGCCCCAGCGCTCGCCCAGCAGCGTGGCGGTCACCGGCTCGTCGGACTCGGTGTACCCGGCCGCCGTCAGTTCCGCTCGGGTCGCGCTCCAGGTGCCCTCATCCATCGCCATCTGGCCGTACCAGAGCGGAACGTCGCCTCCGTCGCTGGTCCAGTAGCAACTCAGCCCGCCCTGGTCGACCATCGAGGCCATCAGACCGCTGTGGCCTCCAGGCAGGTCGGTCTCAAGGGTCCAGCCCGCCGCGGTGATGTCAGCCAGGGCCGGTGCTGACAACATGTTCTCGCAGGTTGGATCGACAGCGAGGTCGCCGGTCGGCGGTGCAGGTGTCGGTGTGACCGTCGGGGTTGCGGTCGCCGGTGGGGCGACCGGCGTGCCCGGGGTCGTGGACGGTGCAGTTGCCCCCGACTGGACGCCTGCGGCGCAACCGCTGAGCATGAATAGTGCGGCCAGAACCGCCGTTGATCTGCGAAGCATGTGTTGTTCCCCCACCTCGATGTGAACCCCCGTGCGTGGCCTGATACGCACTCTACCCGGGCTGTCACCGCGTCGCGCCTACGACGACGGCGTGCCCGACCGGACGCAAAAACGGCCCCGCACAGAAGTGCGGGGCCGTAATGGTGGTGCAGGTCGAACGGGTGCTGCTGTGACGCGTGGAGCCTACTTGCCGGCCTTGCGGGCCGGCTTCTTGGCGTCCGCGGTCGTGGCGGCAACCTCTGCACCGGTCTCGAGTGCCGCGTCGCCGACGGCGGTGCGTCCGGCGCGAACCTCGGCGAACGAGGTGCCGTAGTACGCGGCTTCCATGAGGGTCTTCATGTCCTCGAGCATCGGCATCCGCGGGTTGGCGGGTGCGCACTGGTCGCCGTAAGCGCCCATGGCGAGCGAGTCGAGGCGGCTGATGAAGTCTTCCTCCGGCACACCCTGCGCCTGGAAGGACGGCTTGATGCCGACCTTGTCGCGCAGCTGCTCGACGGCCTGGGCGTAGGACTCGACGCCCTCGGCGGGAGTCGAGGCCGGCAGGCCCAGGTGCTTGGCGATCTCCTGGAAGCGCTCCGGGGCGATGTAGTGCTCGTACTTGGGCCAGCTGGTCAGCTTGGTCGGGACGGTGCCGTTGTAGCGGATCACGTGCGGCAGGTAGGTCGCGTTGACCCGGCCGTGGATCAGGTGCAGCTGGGCGCCGGTGACGTGGGCCATGGCGTGGACTATGCCCAGGAACGCGTTACCGAACGCCATGCCCGAGATGGATGCGGCATTGTGCATCTTCTCGCGAGCCTTGATCACGGTGTCATCGGTGCTGCCGATGGTGCCCTTGACGCTGGTCTCGATGTTCTCGAAGATCAGCTTGATCGCGTGCAGGCAGAGACCGTCGGTGAAGTCGTTCGCATACACCGAGACATACGCCTCGGTGGCGTGGGTCAGGGCGTCGAAGCCGGAGTCGGCGGCGAGGAACGAGGGCATCATGGCCGTGAGCACGGGGTCGATGATCGCGACGGACGGGATC
It encodes the following:
- a CDS encoding PDZ domain-containing protein, whose amino-acid sequence is MALFTDDSSLGSAHRRRGSRTGWVVLGIALVTGLTLAVVPSPYVVEKPGPVYNTLGSADYEGEKKDLITIPDETVYPTEGSLDLLTVSVLGNPDNRLNWLTVAAAWLDPSQAVVPLESVFPADVTTEERDEQNQVAMVNSQQDAIAAALTNLGYDYPTELSVVSLADDAPAAGVIKAGDLIESVNGQAVADITALRAALTASGADTPATIGLSRDGAEQSVEVTPVDISGNVVLGINVKSEYQFPFDVDIQLDKVGGPSAGMMFALGIIDKLTPGALQGGADVAGTGTIDQSGTVGPIGGIRQKLFGASNAGADWFLAPAANCDEVTGHIPDGLTVFAVSTLDDSLAALDAIRTGADTSALPTCPAG
- a CDS encoding UPF0182 family protein translates to MSSSSAGSAPRRSRAPLAITAAIIAGLVILFFIFAGLYADVLWFDQLGFLSVLTTQWVAGAVLFLVGFLGMAIPVWVSIQLAYRLRPVYAKLNSQIDRYQQVIEPLRRLAMYGIPALLGLFAGVAAATHWQTILMWLNRTDAGTTDPQFGFDVSFFLFDLPFYQSLLAFSSAVVLISALVALATSYLYGAIRITGREVYVAKAARVQIAVTAAVYLLLQGVSIWLDQYSTLTQANDLITGAGYTDVSATIPGRAILAGIAVFVAILFVVTAFIGRWRLPVIGTALLIVSSLLIGSLYPWVVQRFQVDPSAKTLEAPYIQRNIDLTRDAYGVADVEEIPYTATTEAEPGALRADAETTANIRILDPALVSDAFAQLEQFKQYYQFPSNLSVDRYTIDGKSQDTVVSVRDLNLDGLSSETWVNSSVVYTHGYGVVAAYGNQRSADGQPVFLESGIPTSGALGEYEPRVYFGETSPTYSIVGAPEGSDPVELDYPSGEDGAQQTYTTFSGDGGPSLNGPFNKLIYALKFQSEQIFLANAVNDKSQILYDRDPVTRVQKVAPYLTLDSAPYPSVVNGRIKWIVDGYTTSASYPYSTAVSLSNAIADTETPEQPFALDNINYMRNSVKATVDAYDGSVTLYAWDENDPLLQTWQKIFPTTVEPMSEMSGDLMSHVRYPADMFKVQRAILGKYHVTDPGSFYSEDDAWTTPNDPVSPSTNTTLQPPYYLTMQMPGQKAPSFSLYSTFIPNASGETSRNVLTGYLAADADAGATDGERADGYGKLRLLTLPNDITVPGPGQVQAKFNGDPTISAELNLLKQGQSTVLNGNLLTLPVGGGLLYVQPVYVQSTGETSYPLLQKVLVAFGDQIAFEDTLDTALNVLFGGESGANAGDTDVPAVTTPEGQTPTDGTTVPSTQTGNPEVDAQLKTLLAQAKQAIADKQSALAANDLAAFGVADKKLSDTVASMLTLIGQ
- a CDS encoding RNA polymerase sigma-70 factor; the encoded protein is MRGNRSDAAASEIDDVADEFESLRPRLFGIAYRMLGSTVEAEDIVQDAWIRWQGTDRTGIHSPAAFLTTMTTRLSINVATSSRLRRETYIGPWLPEPVLTGADPELGAENTEALEVGILLLMERLTPMERAVYLLHEAFDYPYREIGEVIGTTEANARQLSRRARQHLTESSGTRVTVAEKNRLLRSFLAAAQSGDVQRLQTLLTDDIVLYSDGGGIVSAARRPIEGRDHVGRFLLGTLQKLQGNVDMQLTPVNGSDAFVFRKDGEPYIVCSIGVNDRGINRIFFVLNPQKLGALR
- a CDS encoding NAD(P)/FAD-dependent oxidoreductase, with the translated sequence MSRPFDQTVVVIGAGYAGILAANRIQASLTPAEGLRVRVRLVNPAPHFIERVRLHEAAAGVRVTAAIPLDEMLHGRVEVVLGTVLRIDAPAHALTVDTRSGVISEPYDILVYAVGSVAALGAPGAELYAHLLSNVQGAESARRAIATGRADQRIVVVGGGATGVEAAAEFAERHPRASVTLVSRSEVLGNLPAASRRSVARSLAKLGVEVREWSDVRRVQADAVELSDGTRIPSDVTVWTASFAVPDLARRSGLDIDSIGRLLVDEELRTVRYPEILGAGDAVRPPSSVGSHLRMGCAIAMPLGAQAADNVLAVLRGETLTTLNVGFGAQCISIGRRMGLIQLLTAADEPRPLRITGRAGALVKEFVCAVIATGSPRRERTRPGSLMFPSGPKRMPVGSRR